One Bacteroidota bacterium genomic region harbors:
- a CDS encoding 2,3,4,5-tetrahydropyridine-2,6-dicarboxylate N-succinyltransferase, producing MSSLAERIERYAHGPLEGKERSEALRCVQELFEALRTGRIRAAEPDPQAPAGWRVHAWVKAGILLGFRLGELIEVQAGPTWRFFDKATLPVRPTTLRERVRIVPGGTTVRDGAYLAPGVILMPPSYVNVGAYVDEGAMIDSHVLVGSCAQIGRRVHLSAGVQIGGVIEPVGALPVIIEDEAFVGAHAAILEGAIVRRRAVIAPSVVLTASTPLYDLVRDRIWRAENGQPLIVPEGAVVVPGVRAAHNRGTLAQEEGIGLYVPVIVKYRDASTEARLALEDAVR from the coding sequence ATGAGCAGTCTAGCTGAGCGGATCGAACGCTACGCGCACGGACCCCTAGAAGGAAAGGAGCGCAGCGAGGCGCTCCGGTGCGTGCAGGAACTCTTCGAGGCCCTGCGCACGGGCCGCATCCGGGCCGCCGAGCCCGATCCCCAGGCCCCCGCGGGCTGGCGTGTGCATGCGTGGGTCAAGGCGGGCATCCTACTAGGGTTCAGATTAGGAGAGCTCATCGAAGTGCAGGCGGGTCCCACGTGGCGCTTTTTCGATAAGGCCACCCTGCCCGTTCGGCCCACCACGCTAAGGGAGCGAGTCCGCATCGTGCCTGGAGGCACCACGGTGCGCGACGGGGCGTACCTGGCCCCGGGGGTCATCCTTATGCCCCCCAGTTACGTAAACGTGGGGGCTTACGTGGATGAGGGGGCGATGATCGACTCGCATGTGCTTGTGGGAAGCTGCGCCCAAATCGGCCGGCGGGTGCATCTGAGCGCCGGCGTGCAGATCGGAGGCGTAATCGAGCCCGTGGGCGCTTTGCCCGTGATCATCGAAGATGAGGCTTTCGTGGGGGCTCACGCGGCGATTCTGGAGGGCGCGATCGTGCGGCGCCGAGCCGTGATCGCGCCCAGCGTGGTGCTGACCGCCAGCACGCCGCTATATGACCTGGTGCGCGATCGGATCTGGCGGGCGGAAAACGGACAACCCCTGATCGTGCCCGAGGGCGCCGTGGTCGTACCGGGCGTGCGCGCTGCGCACAACCGGGGAACCTTGGCACAGGAAGAGGGTATTGGGCTTTACGTTCCCGTGATCGTCAAGTATCGAGATGCCAGCACAGAAGCCCGTCTGGCCCTGGAGGACGCGGTGCGATAA
- a CDS encoding TIGR00730 family Rossman fold protein: protein MRNHTPYESSRSRQRRVQKAWQEATIQDAWRTFRIMAEFVEGFEKLGRLGPCVSIFGSARVGPGNPYYEMARQVARLLVEYGYGVITGGGPGIMEAANRGAQEAGGPSVGLNIELPHEQTPNPYIDPDKLLTFDFFFVRKVMFVKYAQGFIVLPGGLGTLDELFEALTLIQTQKISPFPVVLMGRDYWQGLVDWLRQTVLGAGHIGLEDLFLFSLTDEPQEAVETIDTFYKEHALKPNF from the coding sequence ATGCGCAACCACACCCCATATGAATCCTCGCGAAGCCGCCAGCGACGCGTTCAGAAGGCCTGGCAGGAGGCCACGATTCAAGACGCCTGGCGGACCTTTCGGATTATGGCCGAGTTCGTTGAGGGTTTCGAAAAACTAGGCCGCCTTGGGCCTTGCGTGTCCATTTTTGGTTCGGCCCGGGTCGGCCCCGGAAACCCCTACTATGAGATGGCCCGCCAAGTCGCCCGCCTGCTTGTCGAGTACGGCTATGGCGTTATCACAGGCGGCGGGCCGGGCATCATGGAGGCCGCTAATCGAGGGGCGCAGGAAGCCGGCGGCCCTTCTGTGGGTCTTAACATCGAGCTGCCCCATGAGCAGACCCCCAACCCTTATATCGATCCCGATAAACTGCTCACGTTCGACTTTTTCTTCGTACGCAAAGTCATGTTCGTAAAATACGCCCAGGGCTTCATTGTGCTGCCCGGAGGCCTGGGCACCTTAGATGAGCTTTTTGAAGCGCTTACGCTCATTCAAACGCAAAAGATCTCGCCCTTTCCCGTCGTGCTGATGGGCCGAGACTATTGGCAAGGACTTGTCGACTGGTTGCGCCAGACGGTTTTAGGAGCCGGGCACATAGGGCTAGAGGACCTGTTTCTGTTTTCCCTCACGGACGAGCCCCAAGAGGCCGTCGAAACGATCGACACCTTTTACAAGGAGCATGCGCTTAAACCGAACTTTTGA
- a CDS encoding cupin domain-containing protein: protein MIRRFEPNFRWSDVPVRAYKPEGTHYRAISRQTLLDNVAGLRCELRYFEIDPGGYSSLERHAHAHAVIVLRGRGRVLVGDRIYDVRPFDVLYIPPGHWHQFRADEEVLGFLCLVDSERDRPELPTEQVLAELAQNPEIAAFIRV from the coding sequence ATGATCCGACGTTTTGAGCCCAACTTTCGCTGGTCGGATGTGCCGGTTCGGGCCTATAAGCCAGAGGGAACCCACTATCGGGCCATCAGCCGGCAGACGCTGCTGGATAACGTGGCCGGGCTCCGCTGCGAGCTGCGATATTTTGAGATCGATCCCGGCGGTTATTCGAGCTTGGAGCGTCACGCGCATGCGCACGCCGTAATCGTACTCCGGGGCCGCGGCCGGGTCCTTGTCGGGGATCGGATCTACGACGTTAGGCCCTTTGATGTGCTCTATATACCGCCGGGTCACTGGCACCAATTTCGGGCCGATGAGGAGGTGTTGGGGTTTTTGTGCCTTGTGGATTCCGAACGCGATCGGCCGGAGCTGCCCACGGAACAAGTGCTAGCTGAGCTAGCTCAAAACCCAGAGATCGCCGCTTTTATTCGGGTCTAA
- a CDS encoding WbqC family protein: MRWLLMPPMYWPPITVAASWWRADVVVFLDTLRYQKQSYQNRARIRTPQGWQWLIAPVRSGRSAQPRAIADIELDTSHRWFDKHKKAFEFFYRRAMYFEYYEDRFMPLYEGSAPNRLRELLEPTLGWLWEALGVPAKSLWASAHPDWETRADSGTWWTVPEAGLPPRYRSRCGLLEAEPPVYEQAFSGFEPNLSVLDLLFNLGPQAAERLSQAPVRRADVAR, encoded by the coding sequence ATGCGCTGGCTTCTTATGCCCCCCATGTATTGGCCCCCTATCACGGTGGCCGCCTCCTGGTGGCGCGCAGACGTGGTGGTGTTTCTAGACACGCTGCGCTACCAGAAGCAATCCTATCAGAATCGAGCCCGTATTCGCACTCCGCAGGGCTGGCAATGGCTGATCGCGCCCGTCCGATCGGGCCGTTCCGCCCAGCCCCGCGCGATCGCCGACATAGAGCTCGACACAAGCCACCGGTGGTTCGACAAGCACAAAAAGGCTTTCGAGTTTTTCTATCGCCGCGCGATGTACTTCGAGTATTACGAGGATCGCTTCATGCCCCTCTATGAGGGTTCCGCGCCGAATCGGCTAAGAGAGTTGCTCGAGCCCACGCTTGGGTGGCTGTGGGAGGCGCTAGGGGTTCCGGCCAAAAGCCTGTGGGCCAGCGCGCATCCGGACTGGGAAACGCGGGCCGACTCCGGCACCTGGTGGACGGTTCCAGAGGCCGGGCTACCGCCCCGGTATCGGTCCCGATGCGGCCTGCTTGAGGCAGAGCCCCCCGTGTATGAGCAGGCTTTTTCAGGTTTTGAGCCCAACCTTTCGGTCCTGGACCTGCTTTTCAACCTCGGGCCTCAAGCCGCGGAGCGCCTATCTCAGGCCCCAGTGCGGAGGGCGGACGTTGCAAGGTGA
- a CDS encoding DUF4359 domain-containing protein, giving the protein MLRWIWSAAGLCLCAVLIATNPDQEAFSRFATAHLERWLTEQAWGSDHEQGRALAQGMSFLAVLGVKRQNLLLLSLYTVDLSRYTGRRADRWRFLGVLGRFVTLQRPPSALGPEIGAPRLEARG; this is encoded by the coding sequence ATGCTCAGATGGATTTGGAGCGCGGCTGGCCTGTGTTTGTGCGCCGTCTTGATCGCCACAAACCCCGATCAGGAGGCTTTTTCGCGCTTTGCCACGGCTCACCTGGAGCGCTGGCTAACGGAGCAGGCCTGGGGCTCGGATCACGAACAGGGGCGCGCCTTGGCGCAAGGGATGAGCTTTTTAGCCGTGCTGGGGGTAAAGCGACAAAACTTGCTGCTGCTTAGCCTGTATACCGTTGACTTAAGCCGCTACACGGGCCGGAGAGCGGATCGGTGGCGTTTTCTGGGCGTACTGGGCCGTTTCGTCACCTTGCAACGTCCGCCCTCCGCACTGGGGCCTGAGATAGGCGCTCCGCGGCTTGAGGCCCGAGGTTGA
- a CDS encoding tetratricopeptide repeat protein, which produces MQVRLTLIGLLLLVTASAIKAQTNEERSKLAYNEGLALVRQQKYQEALAKFDESLKLDPQNYRSLYMKGLALVRLNRLDEGIASYQRAAEIASGAKDTRVEYLSYEQIGKIYAQQGKFDQALAAYDKALTIAPAANRAELLLSKGTVYMQKQEFDKAIPVLEEAVKSLRGGDQGDAYWYLARAYNGSGNFQKGLEAAQKAVEMIPGGPAQKAKAYFELGQAYRALGRYNEAREAFQRAAVGPYRQAALYELELLKNIN; this is translated from the coding sequence ATGCAGGTACGGCTTACCCTGATCGGGCTTCTGCTCCTGGTGACGGCTTCGGCTATCAAGGCGCAGACAAACGAAGAGCGCTCTAAGCTCGCCTACAACGAGGGCTTGGCGCTGGTGCGCCAGCAGAAGTATCAAGAGGCCCTGGCCAAGTTCGATGAGTCACTCAAACTGGACCCTCAAAACTACCGATCCCTGTACATGAAGGGATTGGCGCTGGTTCGATTGAATCGGCTCGATGAAGGGATAGCCAGCTATCAACGCGCCGCCGAGATAGCCAGCGGGGCCAAAGATACACGCGTAGAGTACCTTTCCTATGAGCAGATCGGCAAAATCTACGCCCAGCAGGGCAAATTCGACCAGGCTTTAGCCGCCTACGACAAGGCCCTGACCATCGCGCCGGCCGCAAACCGGGCCGAGCTGCTCCTGTCCAAGGGCACCGTCTACATGCAAAAACAAGAATTCGACAAGGCCATCCCGGTGCTCGAGGAGGCGGTTAAATCCCTCCGGGGAGGCGATCAAGGGGACGCTTACTGGTATCTGGCTCGCGCTTATAACGGATCGGGCAACTTTCAAAAGGGTCTAGAAGCGGCTCAGAAGGCTGTGGAGATGATCCCGGGCGGGCCGGCTCAGAAGGCCAAAGCTTACTTCGAGCTGGGCCAAGCTTATCGGGCTTTGGGACGCTACAACGAGGCCCGAGAGGCCTTTCAGCGAGCCGCCGTAGGCCCATACCGGCAAGCGGCCCTTTATGAGTTGGAGCTCTTAAAGAACATCAATTGA
- a CDS encoding RuBisCO large subunit C-terminal-like domain-containing protein, translating into MEYLWATYRLRVSEKEAKQRARTLALEQTVELPDPLVQDPFVRGHIIGHVEALEPDPEGGVRARIRYAASAIAANPAQLLNVLFGNSSLQPDVELWDVELSESVRGLFPGPQHGIAGLRALLQVWDRPLTCTALKPMGLGPEAIAELCRLFAEAGIDLIKDDHGLADHPFCPFAERVRRCQEAVEEAARRTGRRSQYAPNLIGRPEELEAQLGLARSLGVQVVLIAPMLVGLPVFESLVRRFPDMVFLAHPALGGAARIAPEALLGRLFRLLGADAVIFPHAGGRFAYDEATCTRIAERLRGPWPPLRPAFPVPAGGLHWERLEAALRFYGRHAILLMGSALYEAGPRIRERSRAFVENVQRLTIRSMRDDPTF; encoded by the coding sequence ATGGAGTACCTGTGGGCCACCTATAGGCTGCGCGTTTCGGAAAAAGAGGCCAAACAGCGCGCCCGGACGCTGGCGCTGGAGCAGACGGTGGAGCTGCCGGACCCGCTGGTACAGGATCCCTTTGTGCGCGGCCACATCATAGGGCATGTGGAGGCCCTAGAGCCCGATCCCGAGGGCGGCGTGCGGGCGCGGATCCGGTATGCGGCCTCCGCGATAGCCGCCAACCCGGCGCAGCTGCTAAACGTGCTCTTTGGCAACTCCTCCCTGCAGCCCGATGTGGAGCTATGGGATGTGGAGCTTTCGGAATCCGTCCGGGGCCTTTTTCCGGGTCCGCAGCACGGCATTGCGGGGCTGCGGGCGCTGCTACAGGTCTGGGATCGGCCCCTGACGTGCACCGCCTTAAAGCCCATGGGGCTGGGGCCGGAGGCTATAGCGGAGCTGTGCCGGCTTTTCGCCGAGGCCGGCATCGACCTGATCAAGGATGATCACGGGCTAGCCGATCACCCGTTTTGCCCCTTTGCGGAACGCGTGCGGCGCTGTCAGGAGGCCGTAGAAGAGGCGGCGCGCCGCACGGGACGCCGGTCCCAGTACGCCCCAAACCTCATCGGCCGGCCTGAGGAGCTGGAGGCCCAGCTAGGCCTGGCGCGCAGCCTGGGCGTACAAGTCGTGCTCATCGCCCCGATGCTTGTAGGCCTGCCCGTTTTTGAGAGCCTGGTGCGGCGCTTTCCGGATATGGTCTTTTTGGCCCATCCCGCCCTGGGGGGTGCGGCGCGCATAGCGCCGGAGGCGCTTCTGGGTCGGCTGTTTCGGCTTCTAGGCGCCGACGCCGTTATTTTCCCGCATGCCGGCGGCCGCTTCGCCTACGATGAGGCCACCTGCACCAGGATCGCCGAGCGATTGCGAGGGCCTTGGCCGCCGCTGCGCCCGGCCTTTCCCGTGCCGGCCGGAGGCCTGCACTGGGAGCGCCTGGAAGCGGCCCTTCGGTTTTACGGTCGGCATGCGATTTTGCTCATGGGGAGCGCTCTTTACGAGGCCGGCCCCCGGATACGGGAGCGCAGCCGCGCCTTTGTGGAGAACGTACAGAGGCTCACAATCCGGAGTATGCGCGATGATCCGACGTTTTGA
- a CDS encoding inositol monophosphatase family protein, with translation MTASWRALLDFAVEAAWEAGRITLRYFQMPIPEERKADQSPVTIADREAEAHLRRRIAERYPDHGIVGEEYGLTRPEAPFQWVLDPIDGTRSFLCGVPLYGVLVGLLHEGQPVLGVACFPALQEIVYAALGEGCRWNGRLVRVSRRDRLEEAVLLYTDPRGFEGPKKALLERLRPRVRLERSWGDCYGHILVATGRADVMLDPAMHLWDSVALYPILHEAGGTFTDWEGRATIQAGEAVSTNGLLLSALLEEYRFASP, from the coding sequence ATGACGGCCTCTTGGCGAGCCCTGCTGGACTTCGCCGTTGAAGCGGCCTGGGAGGCGGGCCGCATCACGCTTCGCTACTTTCAGATGCCCATCCCCGAGGAGCGCAAGGCCGATCAGTCGCCCGTTACGATCGCCGACCGAGAGGCCGAAGCCCACTTGCGCAGGCGGATCGCGGAACGCTATCCGGATCACGGCATTGTGGGAGAGGAGTACGGCTTGACCCGTCCGGAGGCCCCCTTCCAATGGGTGCTGGATCCGATTGACGGCACGCGCTCCTTTCTATGCGGGGTTCCCTTGTATGGGGTGCTGGTGGGGCTGCTCCATGAGGGTCAGCCCGTGCTTGGGGTAGCCTGTTTCCCCGCCCTGCAGGAGATCGTCTACGCGGCCCTCGGAGAGGGCTGCCGTTGGAACGGGCGCCTGGTGCGCGTCTCGCGGAGAGACCGCCTAGAGGAAGCGGTGCTGCTCTATACCGATCCCCGAGGCTTTGAGGGGCCCAAGAAGGCCTTGCTTGAACGCCTGCGGCCGCGGGTGCGCCTGGAGCGCTCCTGGGGTGATTGCTATGGGCATATTCTCGTGGCCACGGGGCGGGCTGATGTGATGCTCGATCCCGCAATGCACCTGTGGGACTCTGTGGCGCTGTATCCGATCCTGCACGAAGCCGGGGGGACGTTTACAGACTGGGAGGGACGGGCGACCATTCAAGCCGGAGAGGCCGTAAGCACAAACGGCTTGTTGTTATCTGCCCTGTTGGAGGAGTATCGCTTTGCATCCCCTTGA
- a CDS encoding nucleotide sugar dehydrogenase codes for MHPLEEAILQRRARVGVIGLGYVGLPLARVFYRRGFSVIGFDIDPDKVAQLRFGRSYIRHIPSEWVAEAVGSGRFEPTDAPERLPEADVLLICVPTPLGPHQEPDLRFVRQTAETIALYLRPGQLVVLESTTYPGTTEEELLPILSRSGLQVGRDFFLGYSPEREDPGNARYTTEQIPKITSGVTNLCAHLVDVLYRSVVAQTVSVSSPRVAEAAKLLENIYRAVNIALVNELKLVLDRMGIDIWEVIEAASTKPFGFQPFYPGPGLGGHCIPIDPFYLTWKARAYGVHTRFIELAGEINTAMPDFVVSKLIRALNEQGKAVRGSRLLLIGVAYKPDVDDLRESPALVIMDRLEELEAQVDYHDPYVPVLPPTRKFRFNKASVPLEAELLRRYDAVLIITHHSGIDYELIAQEAALILDTRNALRVRGLRVGRIWKA; via the coding sequence TTGCATCCCCTTGAAGAGGCCATCCTTCAGCGCCGCGCGCGCGTGGGCGTCATCGGGCTGGGCTACGTGGGGTTGCCCTTGGCTCGGGTTTTCTATAGGCGCGGTTTCTCCGTGATCGGCTTTGACATCGACCCCGATAAGGTGGCGCAGTTGCGCTTTGGGCGCTCCTACATCCGGCATATCCCCTCGGAGTGGGTGGCCGAGGCGGTGGGCTCAGGCCGCTTTGAGCCCACGGACGCCCCTGAGCGCCTGCCGGAGGCGGATGTGCTGCTTATCTGCGTCCCCACGCCCTTGGGGCCTCATCAGGAGCCCGATTTGCGCTTTGTGCGCCAAACCGCTGAGACGATCGCGCTTTACCTAAGACCAGGCCAACTCGTGGTCCTGGAGAGCACCACCTATCCGGGCACAACCGAAGAGGAACTGCTGCCGATCCTATCCCGGAGCGGTTTGCAAGTGGGGCGGGACTTTTTTCTGGGCTACTCCCCGGAGCGCGAAGACCCGGGAAACGCCCGCTACACGACAGAGCAGATCCCGAAGATCACAAGCGGCGTTACGAATCTTTGCGCTCATCTGGTCGATGTGCTTTACCGAAGCGTGGTCGCACAGACCGTTTCCGTCAGCTCCCCGCGGGTGGCCGAGGCGGCCAAGCTGCTGGAGAACATCTATCGAGCCGTCAACATCGCCCTTGTCAACGAACTGAAGCTCGTCCTCGATCGGATGGGGATCGATATCTGGGAGGTTATCGAGGCGGCCTCGACCAAGCCCTTCGGGTTTCAGCCGTTTTATCCGGGTCCCGGACTCGGCGGGCACTGTATTCCGATTGATCCCTTTTACCTTACCTGGAAGGCGCGTGCCTACGGGGTGCACACGCGTTTTATTGAGCTGGCGGGCGAGATCAACACGGCTATGCCTGATTTCGTGGTGAGCAAGCTCATCCGAGCCCTAAACGAACAGGGTAAAGCCGTGCGCGGATCGCGTCTGCTGCTCATCGGCGTCGCTTACAAGCCCGACGTAGATGACCTGCGTGAAAGCCCCGCCCTTGTGATCATGGACCGGCTAGAGGAGCTGGAGGCGCAGGTGGACTACCATGACCCCTACGTGCCGGTGCTGCCCCCAACGCGCAAGTTTCGCTTCAACAAGGCCTCGGTTCCGCTGGAAGCGGAGCTGCTGCGGCGCTACGACGCCGTGCTTATCATTACCCACCACAGTGGGATCGATTACGAGCTGATCGCTCAGGAAGCGGCCCTGATCCTGGATACGCGCAACGCGCTTCGGGTTCGCGGGCTTCGAGTGGGTCGCATCTGGAAAGCATAA
- the fabF gene encoding beta-ketoacyl-ACP synthase II, with the protein MKRRRIVVTGMGLISPVGHSVAESWRSIVEGRSGINRITYFDPSPYPTQVAAEVKNFDSAQVLDPKIARRYDRFLHFLLVAAREALEQSGLLEHPELFEETGVLIGSGIGGIRNIEETVLLLHQKGLKYVSPFFVPGSIVNMASGLLSILYGFKGPNLSVVSACSTGNHAIGEGYHILQRGDARVMIVGGTESSITPLGLAGFCAARALSTLNDPPEAASRPFDRSRDGFVMGEGAGVLVLEPLEQALERGAQPLAEIVGYGMSADAYHVTAPHPSGEGAYRSMERALRHAGIPPAEIGYINAHATGTPVGDIIEVEAIVRLFGENAPPTSSTKSAVGHLLGAAGAIEAIFTIQALRDQMLPPTINFREPEPNDPLDHVPTSRPATFEYALSNAFGFGGTNTTVIFRRYEG; encoded by the coding sequence ATGAAGCGCAGGCGGATCGTGGTGACCGGCATGGGGCTCATCTCCCCGGTGGGGCACTCGGTGGCCGAGTCCTGGCGTTCGATTGTGGAGGGGCGCTCCGGAATCAACCGGATTACGTATTTCGACCCCTCCCCATATCCGACTCAAGTGGCCGCCGAAGTGAAAAATTTCGACTCGGCCCAGGTGTTGGATCCTAAAATAGCCCGGCGTTACGACCGGTTCTTGCATTTTTTGCTCGTTGCCGCCCGGGAGGCTCTCGAGCAATCCGGGCTTCTGGAACATCCCGAGCTATTTGAGGAGACGGGGGTGTTGATCGGATCCGGCATTGGGGGAATTCGCAACATCGAAGAGACCGTGTTGCTGTTGCACCAGAAGGGCCTCAAATACGTCTCCCCGTTTTTTGTGCCGGGCAGCATCGTGAATATGGCTAGTGGGCTGCTCTCCATCCTATACGGATTCAAAGGACCCAACCTGTCCGTGGTTTCCGCCTGTTCCACGGGAAATCACGCGATCGGGGAAGGCTATCACATCTTGCAGCGCGGCGACGCGCGGGTTATGATCGTCGGGGGCACGGAGTCCTCGATTACCCCGCTTGGTTTGGCCGGTTTCTGCGCTGCGCGCGCCCTTTCGACGCTTAATGATCCGCCCGAGGCCGCCTCCCGTCCTTTCGATCGGAGCCGGGATGGCTTCGTGATGGGGGAAGGGGCCGGGGTGCTGGTTCTGGAGCCTTTGGAGCAGGCCCTGGAGCGGGGCGCCCAGCCGCTGGCCGAGATCGTAGGCTACGGCATGTCCGCCGACGCCTACCATGTTACGGCCCCCCATCCCAGTGGAGAAGGCGCCTACCGAAGCATGGAACGCGCCCTTAGGCACGCCGGGATTCCCCCCGCGGAGATCGGCTACATCAACGCGCACGCCACGGGCACACCGGTGGGGGATATCATAGAAGTGGAGGCCATCGTGCGTCTATTCGGTGAGAACGCCCCCCCCACGAGCTCCACTAAGTCCGCTGTAGGCCACCTGCTCGGCGCAGCTGGGGCCATAGAGGCCATCTTCACCATTCAAGCGCTCCGGGATCAGATGCTGCCGCCCACGATCAATTTCCGCGAACCCGAGCCGAACGATCCTTTGGATCATGTGCCCACCTCGCGGCCGGCTACGTTTGAATACGCGCTCTCGAACGCCTTCGGCTTTGGGGGGACCAACACTACGGTCATCTTTCGGCGCTACGAGGGCTAA
- a CDS encoding lytic transglycosylase domain-containing protein yields the protein MRLNRTFELFSRRKARYFVGCLLGVSLLGAGWWAGYRQSSTARGPDLAWQPFRALLLPDSLSFCGEPVPLKDPEVRERFERELYLLVYRPFQVFFHIKRSARYFRYIEAELRSRGLPEDLKYLAVAESDLLPQAISPAGAAGLWQFMPDVARQFGLRVDEAVDERLHLRKSTQAALRYLDQLYRRFGSWHLAGAAYNLGPGRLEALIRQQGTRSYYELWLADETARYVLKAAAIKAIFEQPHRFGFDLSGLEPYPEYPTRTVLVEGPVADLAAWCRQQGLSYRLVRLLNPWIRRPELPVGRFELDIPASG from the coding sequence ATGCGCTTAAACCGAACTTTTGAGCTCTTTTCGCGCAGAAAAGCGCGCTATTTTGTGGGCTGCTTGCTGGGGGTGAGCTTACTTGGGGCGGGGTGGTGGGCGGGGTATCGGCAGAGCTCGACCGCGCGCGGCCCGGATCTCGCTTGGCAGCCGTTTCGGGCTTTGCTGCTTCCGGATAGCCTATCCTTCTGCGGGGAGCCGGTGCCCCTGAAAGACCCTGAGGTGCGGGAGCGCTTTGAGCGGGAGTTGTATCTGCTCGTTTACCGACCGTTTCAGGTTTTCTTTCACATCAAGCGCAGCGCGCGTTACTTCCGCTATATCGAGGCCGAACTGCGCAGTCGCGGCCTGCCGGAGGATTTGAAGTATCTGGCCGTGGCCGAAAGCGATCTCCTGCCTCAGGCCATATCGCCGGCTGGCGCGGCCGGCTTGTGGCAGTTTATGCCCGATGTGGCCCGTCAGTTTGGGCTTCGGGTGGATGAGGCCGTAGATGAGCGCCTGCACCTCCGGAAATCCACCCAAGCCGCCCTGCGCTATCTGGATCAGCTCTACAGGCGCTTTGGCAGCTGGCATTTGGCGGGCGCCGCCTATAATCTGGGCCCCGGTAGGCTGGAGGCGCTCATACGCCAGCAAGGAACGCGCAGCTATTACGAGCTCTGGTTGGCCGATGAAACGGCCCGGTATGTGCTCAAGGCCGCCGCCATAAAGGCCATATTCGAGCAGCCGCATCGGTTCGGCTTTGATTTATCGGGTCTTGAACCCTATCCGGAATACCCTACGCGCACGGTCCTGGTCGAGGGCCCTGTGGCAGATCTAGCGGCCTGGTGTCGTCAGCAGGGGCTTTCATATCGGCTGGTGCGCCTGCTTAATCCGTGGATCCGAAGGCCCGAGCTTCCGGTAGGGCGCTTTGAGCTTGATATCCCAGCATCGGGCTAG